A stretch of the Photobacterium toruni genome encodes the following:
- the accA gene encoding acetyl-CoA carboxylase carboxyl transferase subunit alpha — MSLNFLEFEQPIAELEAKIEALRDVSRRDESNSVDLEKEIEQLEKKSLELTKKIFGDLGAWQVAQLARHPQRPYTFDYIEHMFEEFDELAGDRAFADDKALVGGIARIDGRPIMVIGHQKGRGTTEKVKRNFGMPKPEGYRKALRLMKMAERFKMPIVTFIDTAGAYPGVGAEERGQSEAIAMNLKVMAGLTVPVICNVVGEGGSGGALAIGVGDCVNMLQYSTYSVISPEGCASILWRDADKAPQAAEAMGLTAPRLKELELIDNIIEEPLGGAHRNMPLMANTLKAQIKATLEELEQLDTEELLERRYQRLMSYGYC; from the coding sequence ATGAGCCTGAACTTCCTCGAGTTTGAACAACCGATTGCAGAATTAGAAGCAAAGATTGAAGCACTACGTGATGTATCTCGTCGTGATGAGTCTAACTCGGTTGATCTTGAAAAAGAAATTGAGCAACTAGAAAAGAAAAGCCTCGAATTAACTAAGAAAATCTTTGGTGATCTTGGTGCCTGGCAGGTTGCGCAACTCGCACGCCATCCTCAGCGCCCATATACTTTTGATTACATCGAGCACATGTTTGAAGAGTTTGATGAGTTAGCCGGTGATCGCGCTTTTGCTGATGATAAAGCGTTAGTCGGTGGTATTGCTCGTATTGATGGTCGCCCAATTATGGTTATTGGTCATCAAAAGGGACGTGGTACGACTGAAAAAGTGAAACGTAACTTTGGTATGCCAAAACCTGAAGGTTATCGTAAAGCGTTACGCCTAATGAAAATGGCAGAGCGTTTTAAAATGCCAATCGTGACTTTTATCGATACTGCGGGTGCATACCCCGGTGTTGGTGCAGAAGAACGTGGCCAATCAGAAGCAATCGCAATGAACCTCAAAGTAATGGCTGGTCTTACTGTACCTGTTATTTGTAATGTGGTTGGTGAAGGCGGTTCTGGTGGTGCATTAGCGATTGGTGTTGGTGATTGCGTTAACATGTTGCAATACTCAACGTATTCAGTGATTTCACCTGAAGGTTGTGCATCCATTTTATGGCGTGATGCTGATAAAGCACCACAAGCTGCTGAAGCTATGGGTCTAACAGCACCTCGCTTAAAAGAGCTTGAGCTAATCGATAATATTATCGAAGAGCCATTAGGTGGTGCGCATCGCAATATGCCGTTAATGGCAAACACACTAAAAGCACAAATTAAAGCGACATTAGAAGAGTTAGAACAGTTAGATACTGAAGAACTCCTTGAACGTCGTTACCAGCGTCTAATGAGTTACGGTTACTGTTAA
- a CDS encoding DUF4250 domain-containing protein produces the protein MDLSKFEAMDTVMLMSIVNMKIRDEFNTLDNLVKFFDIDREQLIAKLATGGFDFLPEVQQFR, from the coding sequence ATGGATTTATCAAAATTTGAAGCCATGGATACCGTGATGTTAATGAGTATCGTCAACATGAAAATTCGTGATGAATTTAATACCCTTGATAATTTAGTCAAATTCTTTGATATCGACCGCGAACAATTAATTGCAAAATTAGCGACAGGCGGCTTTGATTTCTTACCGGAAGTACAACAGTTTCGTTAA
- the dnaE gene encoding DNA polymerase III subunit alpha: MAEPRFIHLRVHSDYSMIDGLAKVKPIVKRATELGMPALALTDFTNLCGLVKFYFAAHDAGIKPIIGADFKVQSQEMGDELFELTILAANNEGYKNLTLLISEAYQRGHVQHQPVIDKEWLIKHREGLIILSGGRTGDVGRALLKGNQQLTDACVIFYQTYFPDNYYLELVRTGRIDEDAYLHFAIELAEQYDLPVVATNDVRLLSADQFDAHEIRVAIHDGYTMVDPNRPKLYSDQQYLRSEEEMCELFADIPEALQNSVEIAKRCNVTVHLGEYFLPNFPTGDMKIEDFLVEKSKQGLEERLEFLFPDPEVRAQRRPEYDERLDIELKVVNQMGFPGYFLIVMEFIQWSKDNDVPVGPGRGSGAGSLVAYALKITDLDPLEFDLLFERFLNPERVSMPDFDIDFCMDKRDLVIDHVAEMYGRNAVSQIITFGTMAAKAVIRDVGRVLGHPYGFVDRISKLIPAEPGMTLEKAFDAEPQLGQAYEADEEIRDLIDMCRILEGVTRNAGKHAGGVVISPTTITDFSPLYCDAEGNNPVTQFDKNDVETAGLVKFDFLGLRTLTIIDWALGMINPRRAEQGLEPVNIAAIPMADKKSFDMLQRSESTAVFQLESRGMKDLIKRLQPDCFEDMIALVALFRPGPLQSGMVDNFIDRKHGREAVSYPDEKWQHESLKEILDPTYGIILYQEQVMQIAQVLAGYTLGGADMLRRAMGKKKPSEMAKQRAVFEQGAIDNGVDGELSMKIFDLVEKFAGYGFNKSHSAAYALVSYQTLWLKAHYPAEFMAAVMTADMDNTDKIISLVDECHRMNLKLLPPDVNKGLYRFNVDDEGAVVYGIGAVKGVGEGPIENIISAREKDGYFKDLFDFCARIDTKKVNKRVLEKLIKSGALDRLGPNRAAMLATLDDAIKAASQYHKAQESGQEDLFGVLTEAPEEVEHAYANIAESPESVWLEGERETLGLYLTGHPINAYIPELKHYTTWRLKDAQQTGRDKVASVAGLVIAARVMTTKRGSRIGLMTLDDRSGRMEVMLFTDALDRYIDLLEKDKIVVVSGQVSFDDFNGGLRMSAREVLDISEAREKHLRGVAISVTEEQIDEQFFSRFSQVLEPHRAGTVPVHMYYQRSNARAKFTLGTEWRVTPADKLLSDLKMLLGDKQVELEFN, encoded by the coding sequence ATGGCAGAACCACGTTTTATCCACCTTCGAGTTCATAGTGATTATTCAATGATCGATGGCTTGGCGAAAGTGAAACCTATCGTTAAGCGCGCTACTGAACTTGGCATGCCAGCACTGGCTTTAACTGATTTCACGAACCTTTGTGGTTTAGTGAAGTTTTATTTTGCTGCCCACGATGCGGGTATCAAGCCGATTATTGGTGCTGATTTTAAAGTACAAAGCCAAGAAATGGGTGATGAGCTTTTTGAACTTACCATTCTTGCTGCTAATAATGAAGGCTATAAAAACTTAACATTATTAATTTCAGAAGCTTATCAGCGTGGTCATGTTCAGCATCAACCTGTAATTGATAAAGAATGGCTCATTAAGCACCGTGAAGGATTAATTATTCTATCAGGTGGTAGAACGGGCGATGTTGGACGTGCATTACTCAAAGGTAACCAACAGCTGACGGATGCTTGTGTTATTTTTTATCAAACTTATTTTCCTGACAACTATTATTTAGAGTTGGTGCGTACTGGTCGTATTGATGAAGATGCTTACCTCCATTTTGCGATTGAACTTGCCGAGCAGTATGATCTGCCAGTGGTTGCAACGAATGATGTACGCTTGCTTAGTGCTGACCAATTTGATGCTCATGAGATTCGTGTTGCTATCCATGATGGTTATACCATGGTCGATCCTAACCGACCTAAGCTTTACAGTGACCAGCAGTATTTACGCAGTGAAGAAGAAATGTGTGAGCTGTTTGCCGATATTCCTGAAGCTCTGCAAAATTCAGTAGAAATCGCTAAACGGTGTAATGTTACGGTTCATTTAGGTGAATACTTCTTACCTAATTTCCCGACAGGGGATATGAAAATTGAAGATTTCTTAGTTGAGAAATCTAAACAAGGGTTAGAAGAGCGCCTAGAGTTTTTATTCCCCGATCCCGAAGTTCGTGCTCAACGTCGTCCTGAATATGATGAGCGTTTAGATATCGAATTGAAAGTGGTAAACCAAATGGGTTTCCCTGGTTACTTCTTGATCGTAATGGAATTTATTCAGTGGTCAAAAGATAACGATGTACCTGTTGGCCCTGGTCGAGGGTCAGGTGCGGGTTCATTAGTGGCATATGCATTAAAAATCACTGATTTAGATCCGTTAGAATTTGACTTACTGTTTGAACGTTTTCTTAACCCTGAACGTGTATCCATGCCCGATTTCGATATCGACTTTTGCATGGATAAGCGTGATTTAGTGATTGATCACGTAGCAGAAATGTACGGTCGTAATGCGGTATCGCAAATCATCACTTTTGGTACTATGGCGGCGAAAGCGGTTATTCGAGACGTCGGTCGTGTGCTTGGGCATCCGTATGGTTTTGTTGATCGTATTTCTAAACTGATTCCAGCAGAGCCGGGAATGACGTTAGAAAAAGCCTTTGATGCAGAGCCGCAATTGGGTCAAGCTTATGAAGCTGATGAAGAAATTCGTGATCTGATTGATATGTGTCGCATTCTTGAAGGTGTAACTCGAAATGCGGGTAAACATGCGGGTGGTGTGGTTATTTCGCCAACCACGATCACTGATTTCTCTCCATTATATTGTGATGCTGAAGGTAATAACCCCGTCACTCAATTTGATAAAAATGATGTTGAAACCGCAGGCTTAGTGAAGTTTGACTTCTTGGGTTTGCGAACATTAACCATCATTGATTGGGCGTTAGGGATGATTAACCCACGCCGAGCAGAACAAGGGTTAGAGCCCGTTAATATTGCTGCAATTCCAATGGCGGATAAAAAGTCATTTGATATGCTGCAACGATCTGAATCAACCGCTGTGTTCCAGTTGGAATCCCGCGGTATGAAAGATTTGATCAAACGCCTACAACCAGACTGCTTTGAAGATATGATTGCCTTGGTGGCACTTTTCCGTCCAGGTCCGTTGCAATCAGGCATGGTAGATAACTTTATTGACCGTAAACATGGTCGAGAAGCGGTGTCTTATCCTGATGAAAAATGGCAGCATGAATCATTAAAAGAAATTCTTGATCCAACCTACGGTATTATTCTGTATCAAGAACAAGTTATGCAGATCGCACAGGTACTGGCTGGTTACACCCTTGGTGGCGCTGACATGTTACGTCGTGCGATGGGTAAGAAAAAACCATCAGAAATGGCGAAACAGCGCGCCGTATTTGAGCAAGGTGCTATCGACAACGGGGTTGATGGCGAATTGTCGATGAAAATCTTTGACTTGGTAGAGAAATTTGCCGGTTATGGTTTTAACAAATCACATTCTGCTGCTTATGCGTTAGTGTCGTACCAAACATTGTGGTTAAAAGCCCATTATCCTGCTGAGTTTATGGCGGCGGTAATGACGGCGGATATGGATAATACCGACAAGATCATTAGCTTGGTTGATGAATGTCACCGCATGAATTTGAAGTTATTACCCCCTGATGTCAATAAAGGACTGTATCGTTTCAATGTTGATGATGAAGGTGCCGTTGTCTATGGTATTGGTGCGGTTAAAGGTGTCGGCGAAGGCCCGATTGAAAATATCATCAGTGCCCGTGAAAAAGACGGTTACTTTAAGGATTTATTTGATTTCTGTGCGCGAATTGATACTAAAAAGGTCAATAAGCGCGTACTTGAGAAATTAATTAAGTCAGGTGCATTAGATCGTTTAGGCCCTAACCGTGCAGCGATGTTAGCAACACTTGATGATGCAATTAAAGCGGCGAGTCAATATCATAAGGCGCAAGAGTCGGGTCAAGAAGATCTGTTTGGTGTTTTAACTGAAGCGCCTGAAGAAGTTGAACACGCTTATGCTAATATTGCAGAATCACCAGAAAGTGTTTGGCTTGAAGGTGAACGTGAAACATTAGGGTTATACTTAACAGGTCATCCTATTAATGCTTACATTCCAGAATTAAAACATTACACCACATGGCGTTTAAAAGATGCGCAGCAAACCGGACGTGATAAAGTAGCGTCTGTTGCCGGACTTGTGATTGCCGCTCGTGTAATGACCACTAAGCGTGGTAGCCGTATTGGTCTAATGACATTGGATGATCGTTCTGGGCGTATGGAGGTGATGTTATTCACTGATGCTCTCGATCGTTATATCGATTTGCTCGAAAAAGACAAAATAGTGGTCGTATCTGGACAGGTCAGCTTTGATGATTTCAATGGTGGCCTTAGAATGTCAGCTCGTGAAGTGCTCGATATTTCAGAAGCACGAGAAAAACATCTTCGTGGTGTCGCTATTTCGGTAACCGAAGAGCAAATCGACGAACAATTTTTTTCCCGTTTCAGCCAAGTGTTGGAACCGCATAGAGCAGGTACTGTTCCTGTTCATATGTATTATCAGCGCTCGAATGCTCGGGCCAAGTTTACCTTAGGAACGGAGTGGCGCGTAACGCCTGCCGATAAATTATTGTCGGACTTGAAAATGCTCTTAGGTGATAAACAGGTCGAGCTTGAGTTTAATTAA
- a CDS encoding aromatic amino acid transporter, which yields MSKPSTLGGACIIASVCVGAGMLGLPSAGAGAWTLWTVLAISVTMVMMTLSGWLLLEALKHYDFKVSFNTITKDVLKGKVNAINNLSLYFVGGILLYAYISSSGMIFGGLLNINAKLASVLFVIASSVFVLHSTRAVDRISVLLIIFMASSFIIGISGLATNIQLPTLLDSIDSQASLSPYALAILPVALTSFGYHHSVSTMRDYYRDENRAKNAILGGTMIALTFYVIWVVCIFGNLPRTQFGPIVAAGGSVDALMTALGSVVSSNSVKQALNIFSIAAVVSSFIGVGLGVFDYLADFFGFDDTKQGRFKTWAVTFIPPLVFSLFAPFGFVAAIGLAGAAATIWTCIIPALLAKKLRQRQPEVQGFVVPGGNVTVYAVIIFGVLTACFHILAMADVLPIFTG from the coding sequence ATGAGTAAACCATCGACACTTGGAGGTGCATGCATTATTGCTAGTGTATGTGTAGGCGCAGGTATGCTTGGGTTACCAAGTGCAGGTGCTGGTGCATGGACATTATGGACAGTGCTTGCGATCTCAGTAACGATGGTGATGATGACATTATCTGGTTGGCTATTACTTGAAGCTCTAAAACATTATGATTTTAAAGTTTCATTTAATACCATTACTAAAGATGTGTTGAAAGGCAAAGTCAATGCGATCAATAACCTCTCATTGTATTTTGTTGGTGGTATTTTGCTTTATGCTTATATTTCTTCATCAGGCATGATTTTTGGTGGTTTATTGAATATTAATGCCAAATTAGCGTCAGTGTTATTTGTGATTGCATCGTCTGTTTTTGTGCTCCATTCCACTCGAGCTGTTGATCGCATCTCAGTGTTGTTGATTATCTTCATGGCGAGCAGTTTTATTATTGGTATTTCAGGTTTGGCAACCAATATTCAGTTACCAACGTTACTTGATAGTATCGATTCTCAAGCCAGTCTTTCTCCTTATGCGCTCGCCATTTTGCCAGTAGCATTAACTTCCTTTGGTTATCACCACTCAGTAAGCACCATGCGTGATTATTATCGTGACGAAAACCGTGCTAAAAATGCCATTTTAGGCGGCACTATGATTGCATTAACGTTTTATGTAATTTGGGTGGTGTGCATTTTTGGTAACTTACCCCGTACACAATTTGGCCCTATTGTTGCCGCTGGTGGTAGTGTTGATGCGCTGATGACAGCACTAGGGAGTGTTGTAAGCTCTAACAGTGTTAAGCAAGCTTTAAATATTTTCTCGATTGCCGCTGTAGTGTCATCATTTATTGGTGTGGGTTTAGGAGTGTTTGATTATCTGGCTGATTTCTTTGGCTTTGACGATACTAAACAAGGTCGTTTTAAAACATGGGCAGTGACATTTATTCCGCCACTTGTATTCTCATTATTTGCTCCGTTTGGATTTGTTGCCGCGATTGGTTTAGCGGGTGCTGCTGCGACGATTTGGACTTGTATTATTCCAGCACTATTGGCTAAAAAATTACGCCAACGTCAGCCTGAAGTACAAGGGTTTGTTGTGCCTGGTGGCAATGTTACTGTGTACGCGGTAATAATCTTTGGCGTATTAACGGCATGTTTTCATATATTGGCAATGGCTGATGTATTGCCAATATTTACAGGCTAA
- a CDS encoding YaeP family protein: protein MQVYQCCELIRMTYSQIGSGDQGYIPTAIKCAIKTLNDIAANTELPLEVRERAAFAAANLLISDHED, encoded by the coding sequence ATGCAAGTTTATCAATGTTGTGAGCTAATTCGAATGACTTACTCTCAAATTGGCAGTGGCGATCAAGGCTATATTCCCACCGCAATTAAGTGTGCGATTAAAACCTTAAATGATATTGCCGCTAATACTGAATTACCCTTAGAGGTACGTGAACGTGCAGCCTTTGCCGCTGCCAATTTATTGATCAGTGATCACGAGGACTAA
- a CDS encoding proline--tRNA ligase, producing the protein MRTSKYLLSTLKETPNDAEVISHQLMLRAGMIRKLASGLYTWLPTGLRVLRKVENIVRQEIDNAGAIETLMPVVQPFELWEETGRSEKMGPELLRFTDRHFRPFVLSPTAEEVITSLVRNEVSSYKQLPLNLYQIQTKFRDERRPRFGVMRAREFCMMDAYSFDIDKDGLQKSFDTMHAAYCKAFDRMGLEYRPVLADSGAIGGNGSQEFHVLAESGEDLIAFSTESDYAANIEKAEAIAPAVERAEPTQAMTVIDTPNAKTIAELVEQHGIAIEKTVKTLFVKASDEIDAPIVALIIRGDHELNEIKAENLVEVASPLEMATEEEMRELVGAGAGSLGPVGLKLPFIVDRSVAVMSDFAAGANIDGKHNIGINWGRDVELGRVDDLRNVVEGDPSPCGQGTLMLKRGIEVGHIFQLGTTYSDKMNCSVLDSNGKSSILEMGCYGIGVSRVVASAIEQNNDKYGIIWPDALAPFQVAIVPMNMHKSERVQEAAEKLYADLTAMGVEVLFDDRKERPGVMFSDMELIGIPHTIVIGDRSLENGEMEYKNRRTGTKEAVMAADIMDFLKQKMA; encoded by the coding sequence ATGCGTACCAGTAAATATCTTCTTTCTACCCTGAAGGAGACGCCAAACGACGCAGAAGTCATTAGTCACCAACTAATGCTACGTGCAGGCATGATCCGTAAGTTAGCTTCAGGTTTATACACTTGGCTACCTACAGGTCTGCGTGTGCTGCGTAAAGTCGAAAACATCGTTCGCCAAGAAATCGATAATGCAGGCGCAATCGAAACCTTGATGCCCGTTGTTCAGCCGTTTGAACTATGGGAAGAGACAGGCCGCTCTGAAAAAATGGGCCCTGAACTACTTCGCTTTACTGACCGTCATTTCCGTCCGTTTGTACTTAGCCCAACAGCTGAAGAAGTGATCACGAGTCTTGTACGTAACGAAGTAAGCTCTTACAAGCAATTACCGCTAAACTTATACCAAATTCAGACTAAATTCCGTGATGAACGCCGTCCTCGTTTTGGCGTAATGCGTGCACGTGAATTCTGCATGATGGATGCTTACAGCTTTGATATTGATAAAGATGGACTACAAAAGTCTTTCGATACAATGCATGCAGCTTACTGTAAAGCCTTTGACCGCATGGGTCTTGAATACCGTCCAGTATTAGCTGACTCAGGTGCAATCGGTGGTAATGGTTCTCAAGAGTTCCACGTATTGGCTGAAAGTGGCGAAGACTTAATCGCATTCTCTACTGAATCTGATTACGCAGCTAACATCGAAAAAGCAGAAGCAATTGCTCCTGCTGTTGAGCGTGCAGAACCAACGCAAGCAATGACAGTGATTGATACACCCAATGCAAAAACTATTGCAGAATTGGTTGAACAACACGGCATTGCTATCGAAAAAACAGTGAAGACATTATTCGTTAAAGCTTCTGATGAAATCGATGCACCTATCGTGGCATTGATCATCCGTGGTGACCACGAGCTTAACGAAATCAAAGCTGAAAACCTTGTAGAAGTTGCATCTCCATTAGAGATGGCGACTGAAGAAGAAATGCGTGAGCTTGTTGGTGCAGGTGCAGGATCTTTAGGTCCTGTTGGTCTTAAACTACCATTTATCGTTGACCGCTCTGTTGCTGTAATGAGTGACTTTGCTGCTGGTGCTAACATCGACGGTAAGCACAACATCGGTATCAACTGGGGCCGTGACGTTGAACTTGGCCGTGTTGATGATCTACGTAACGTTGTTGAAGGTGATCCAAGCCCATGTGGTCAAGGTACCTTGATGCTAAAACGTGGTATCGAAGTAGGTCATATCTTCCAATTAGGTACCACTTACTCTGATAAGATGAACTGTAGCGTACTTGATTCAAACGGTAAGAGTTCAATTCTAGAGATGGGTTGTTACGGTATTGGTGTATCACGCGTTGTGGCATCAGCTATCGAACAAAACAACGATAAATACGGCATCATCTGGCCTGACGCTCTAGCGCCATTCCAAGTCGCTATCGTACCGATGAACATGCACAAATCAGAGCGCGTTCAAGAAGCGGCAGAGAAGCTATATGCAGATCTTACTGCAATGGGTGTCGAAGTATTATTTGACGATCGTAAAGAGCGTCCAGGTGTAATGTTCTCTGATATGGAATTAATTGGTATTCCTCACACTATCGTGATTGGCGATCGTAGCCTTGAAAATGGTGAGATGGAATATAAGAACCGTCGTACTGGTACTAAAGAAGCCGTTATGGCTGCTGATATCATGGACTTTCTTAAGCAAAAAATGGCTTAA
- the tilS gene encoding tRNA lysidine(34) synthetase TilS: MLYSHFCHQIFANPPQTKQLVLALSGGLDSRVMLDLLARFIREYPDYHAHAVYVHHGLSTNADTWAQQCVTWAMASGIDCDIERVQCELGGGASVEQAARDARYQALSRHIHDGDTLLTAQHADDQIETFLLALKRGSGPAGLAAMPVLTSFAVGQHLRPLLTIRRADIEAYGTQHQLQWVEDESNLDQRYDRNFIRHQITPLLNERWPGIRKAVSRSAYLCGEQEALLEELLSHQLQQARQADGSLHLAENSSARLGMALIRQWLKQQAVIMPSLAQLEQIWFNVVQAKVDANPQVCWQQYQVRRYQQQLYLLQQWPDISDWQQEVTIDHWYQLPQALGMVCLEQQAQVGLRLPYADEVVSVRFDYVGPEIKPQGRSGKRKFKKLLQEYQVPSWLRRRTPMLFYGEQLVAMAGVFIVDEFIAPATATTTVQFSWQRS; this comes from the coding sequence ATGTTGTATTCTCATTTTTGCCATCAAATATTTGCCAATCCACCTCAAACAAAACAGCTAGTGTTAGCGTTAAGTGGTGGGTTAGATTCTCGTGTGATGTTGGATTTACTGGCTCGATTTATTCGTGAATATCCTGATTATCATGCGCATGCTGTTTATGTTCATCATGGATTGAGCACCAATGCTGATACGTGGGCGCAGCAATGCGTTACTTGGGCAATGGCAAGTGGTATTGATTGTGACATTGAGCGAGTACAGTGTGAGTTAGGCGGTGGGGCTAGTGTTGAACAAGCCGCGCGTGATGCTCGTTATCAAGCATTATCACGGCATATCCACGATGGCGATACTCTACTAACAGCACAGCATGCCGATGATCAAATTGAGACGTTTTTATTAGCTTTAAAGCGGGGTAGTGGGCCTGCAGGGTTGGCAGCAATGCCTGTGTTAACCTCATTTGCAGTCGGACAACACTTACGACCATTATTAACTATTCGTCGTGCCGATATTGAAGCTTATGGTACTCAGCATCAATTGCAATGGGTTGAAGATGAAAGTAATTTAGATCAGCGTTACGATCGCAATTTTATTCGCCATCAAATAACACCACTGCTAAATGAACGCTGGCCGGGCATTCGTAAAGCGGTTAGTCGCAGTGCATACTTATGTGGTGAACAAGAAGCTTTATTAGAAGAGCTATTAAGTCATCAGCTTCAACAAGCACGACAAGCTGATGGTAGTTTACATCTTGCGGAAAATAGTAGTGCTCGTTTAGGCATGGCGCTTATTCGACAGTGGCTTAAACAGCAGGCAGTGATTATGCCATCACTGGCGCAGCTTGAACAAATTTGGTTTAACGTAGTTCAAGCAAAAGTTGATGCTAATCCACAAGTGTGTTGGCAACAGTATCAAGTACGTCGTTACCAACAACAGTTGTATTTATTACAGCAATGGCCAGATATTAGTGATTGGCAGCAAGAAGTGACCATTGATCACTGGTATCAATTACCGCAAGCATTAGGGATGGTCTGTTTAGAGCAACAAGCACAAGTGGGATTACGATTGCCTTATGCCGATGAAGTAGTATCGGTTAGGTTTGACTATGTAGGCCCAGAGATAAAACCACAAGGCCGCAGTGGAAAGCGTAAGTTTAAAAAATTACTCCAAGAATATCAGGTACCGAGTTGGTTACGTCGTCGTACACCGATGTTGTTTTATGGTGAGCAATTAGTTGCTATGGCTGGCGTGTTTATCGTTGATGAGTTTATTGCTCCCGCGACGGCAACCACGACGGTGCAGTTTTCATGGCAGCGTTCATAA
- the tsaA gene encoding tRNA (N6-threonylcarbamoyladenosine(37)-N6)-methyltransferase TrmO, whose protein sequence is MAYSIEPIGIVHSPYKEKFAVPRQPGLVPSAHCEVVLQGLANSLEAVRSIEQFSHIWLLFLFDQNLEAGWRPTVRPPRLGGNERIGVFASRATFRPNGIGMSAVKLKGVRHHNGQVIIDIGGTDLVDGTPIIDIKPYIPYSDSLPNALGGFASELPPILDVQFSDCAQQQLSGKQANYHRAVITEVLAQDPRPAYKKGKADNKIYAVNLFDFNIQFTVTESLVHVISIDTINQ, encoded by the coding sequence ATGGCTTATAGCATTGAACCTATCGGAATTGTTCACTCCCCATATAAAGAAAAATTCGCTGTTCCTCGCCAGCCAGGATTAGTACCTAGCGCCCATTGTGAGGTTGTCTTACAAGGCCTAGCTAATTCATTAGAAGCGGTACGCAGCATTGAGCAATTTAGTCATATTTGGCTATTATTTCTATTTGATCAAAATTTAGAAGCTGGCTGGCGACCAACGGTACGTCCCCCACGTCTAGGTGGCAATGAACGTATTGGCGTTTTTGCCAGTCGCGCGACTTTTCGCCCTAATGGCATTGGTATGTCAGCAGTAAAATTAAAAGGAGTACGTCATCACAATGGCCAAGTCATTATAGATATTGGCGGAACAGATTTAGTTGACGGTACGCCGATTATTGACATTAAGCCTTATATTCCCTACTCAGACAGTTTACCTAATGCTTTAGGTGGCTTTGCCTCTGAACTACCACCAATACTTGATGTACAGTTTAGTGATTGTGCTCAACAACAATTAAGTGGTAAACAAGCCAATTATCATCGCGCTGTGATCACCGAAGTCTTAGCTCAAGATCCACGCCCAGCCTATAAAAAAGGCAAGGCTGATAATAAAATTTATGCGGTAAATTTATTTGATTTCAATATTCAGTTTACAGTTACAGAGTCTCTGGTTCACGTAATTAGTATCGATACCATTAATCAATAA
- the rnhB gene encoding ribonuclease HII, with protein sequence MAEKIEYPPFVYPQADCIAGVDEVGRGPLVGAVVTAAVILDPNNPIVGLTDSKKLSEKKRNMLFDEIKQKALAWSLGRCEADEIDQLNILQATMVAMQRAVAGLHIQPDFVLIDGNKIPALPMAAQAIVKGDLRVAEISAASIIAKVTRDREMEILDAEFPQYGFAKHKGYPTKAHFAALEQYGAIEQHRKSFKPVKRVLGLD encoded by the coding sequence ATGGCTGAAAAGATAGAATATCCTCCTTTTGTGTATCCGCAAGCTGATTGTATTGCGGGTGTTGATGAAGTGGGTCGTGGTCCATTAGTGGGCGCGGTCGTGACTGCTGCGGTGATTTTAGATCCTAATAATCCAATTGTAGGCTTAACCGATTCTAAAAAGTTGAGTGAGAAAAAACGTAATATGCTGTTTGATGAAATCAAACAAAAGGCACTTGCGTGGTCTCTTGGCCGTTGTGAAGCCGATGAAATTGATCAGCTGAATATTTTACAGGCGACGATGGTTGCCATGCAGCGTGCTGTTGCTGGGCTTCATATCCAACCTGATTTTGTATTGATCGATGGCAATAAAATTCCCGCATTACCGATGGCAGCCCAAGCTATTGTAAAAGGTGATTTACGGGTTGCTGAAATCAGTGCCGCATCGATTATTGCCAAAGTAACGCGCGATCGTGAAATGGAAATTTTAGATGCAGAATTTCCGCAGTATGGCTTTGCAAAGCATAAAGGATATCCAACTAAAGCCCACTTTGCCGCTTTAGAACAATATGGTGCGATTGAACAGCATCGAAAAAGTTTCAAACCTGTTAAGCGCGTATTGGGTCTTGATTAA